Sequence from the Pseudomonas frederiksbergensis genome:
CCGCCGGCAGATGCTGCTTGAGCTGCGGATCGTCGGCCAAGAATTCCAGCACCTGGTTCAGCGACACAATGCTGATCACCGGAATGCCGAAGTCACGCTCCACTTCCTGGATCGCCGACAGCTCGCCGTTGCCGCGCTCCTGGCGGTTCAGGGCGATCAGCACACCGGCAGCCTTGGCGCCTTCCTGGGAAGCGATGATCTGCATCACTTCGCGAATGGCGGTGCCCGCAGTGATCACGTCGTCGATGATCAATACTTCGCCGGTCAGCGGCGCGCCGACCAGGCTGCCGCCTTCGCCGTGGGCCTTGGCTTCCTTGCGGTTGAAGCACCAGGGCAGGTCGCGGCCGTGGTGTTCGGCCAGGGCGACAGCGGTGGTGGCGGCCAGCGGGATGCCTTTGTAGGCCGGGCCGAACAATACGTCGAACGAGATGCCGCTCTCGACGATGGCTGCGGCATAGAAACGGCCCAACTGCGCCAGGGCGGTTCCACTGTTGAACAAGCCCGCATTGAAGAAGTACGGGCTGGTGCGCCCGGACTTGAGGGTGAATTCACCGAAGCGCAAAACGCCGCGATCGATGGCAAAGCGAATGAAATCGCGCTGATACGCCTGCATGAAAAAAGCCTCAAATACCGCGGATTTAGCTAAATAGGTACACGGCGTGTATCATACACGCACGTGATTTTTGGGGCCATTTATGCGGATCATCAGTGTGAACGTCAATGGTATTCAGGCTGCAGTCGAGCGTGGTTTGCTCAGTTGGCTGCAAGCACAGAATGCCGACGTCATCTGCCTGCAGGACACCCGCGCCTCCGCCTTTGAACTGGACGATGCAGCCTTCCAACTGGATGGTTACTTCCTTTATGCCTGCGATGCCGAAGTCCCCGCCCAAGGTGGCGTGGCTCTGTACTCGCGGCTGCAACCGAAGGCTGTCATCAACGGTCTCGGTTTCGAGACGGCGGACCGCTACGGGCGCTACCTGCAAGCCGATTTCGACAAGGTCAGCATCGCGACCTTGCTGCTCCCTTCGGGGCAGAACGGCGATGAAGATTTGAATCAGAAATTCAAGTTGATGGACGACTTCGCCCGTTACCTTGATAAACAGCGGCGCAAACGTCGCGAGTACATTTATTGTGGCTCGCTGTACGTGGCGCAGCAGAAGCTGGATATCAAGAACTGGCGCGACAGCCAACAGTCTCCTGGCTTCCTGGCGCCGGAACGGGCCTGGATGGACGAGATCATTGGCAACATGGGTTATGTCGACGCCCTGCGTGAAGTCAGCCGTGAAGGCGACCAATACAGCTGGTGGCCAGACAACGAGCAGGCCGAGATGCTCAACCTCGGCTGGCGTTTCGACTACCAGTTGCTGACGCCCGGGTTGCGCCGCTTCGTACGCAGCGCCCGCCTGCCGCGCCAGCCACGGTTCTCGCAGCATGCGCCGCTGATCGTGGACTACGACTGGACGCTGACGATCTAAGCGTCATTCGCACCCATAAAAAAACCGACAGCAATGTCGGTTTTTTTATGAGCGTTCATTCAAATGTGGGAGCTGGCTCCCACAAGGGCAATGCACCATTGATCGTTATTTAACCAACCGCCAGGTAAACGGATACCGATACGGCTGCCCTTCATTGGCTTTCACGCCACCAATGATGGTCAGCACCAGCGCACCGATGGCCACCAGGCCGAACAGGAAGAAGCCGATGACCACAATCATCAGCAGCAGGCTGATCGCCGAGGCAATCGCCACGGTGATCTGGAAGTTCAGCGCTTCCTTGCCCTGGGCATCGATGAACGGGTCGGATTCACGCTTGAGTTGCCAGAGCACCAGCGGCCCGATCAGCGTGCCAAACGGAATCCAGATCCCCAACAAGGCGGACAGGTGACAAAACATTGCCCATTGCCGCGCTTCTTTGCTCGGTTGGGGCAACAGGACTTGCTCATCACTCATGACATTCTCCTTGTCTGAAGCGCCTAACGATCAGTCGGCCAATGCGGCCTTTTGCAATTCGAAGATTTCGTTCATGCCTTTCTTCGCCAGCTCCAGCATAGCGTTCAATTCTTCCGGCTGGAACGGCGCGCCTTCGGCGGTGCCCTGCACTTCGATAAAGCCACCGGCGCTGGTCATGACCACGTTCAGGTCGGTCTCGGCGGCGGAATCTTCCAGGTAGTCCAGGTCCAGCACCGGCTCGCCCTGGTACATGCCCACGGACACGGCGGCGATCATTTGCTTGAGCGGGTCGCCGCCCTTCAGCCCGCCGCGCTTCTTGATCACTTTCAAGGCATCGACCAGCGCAACCATCGCACCGGTAATGGACGCCGTACGGGTGCCGCCGTCAGCCTGGATCACATCGCAATCGACGTACAGCGTGACATCGCCCAGCTTGGACATGTCCAGCGCGGCGCGCAGCGAACGGCCGATCAGACGCTGGATCTCCAGGGTCCGGCCGCCCTGCTTGCCACGGCTGGCCTCACGCTGGTTCCGCTCGCCGGTTGCGCGCGGCAGCATGCCGTATTCGGCGGTCAACCAGCCCTGGCCCTGGCCCTTGAGGAAACGAGGTACGCCGTTTTCGACGCTGACGGTGCAGATGACCTTGGTATCACCGAATTCGACCAGTACGGATCCCTCGGCGTGTTTGGTGTAGTTGCGGGTAATGCGGATCGAGCGAAGCTGATCGGCAGCGCGACCACTTGGACGTTTCATAGGGAACACCTGTACAGGGGACGGAAAACTGCCGGACATTATAGAGCCGTGGGCCGCTAGAGGGCAGTTCTAAAAAACCGATGCGACAGGTGAGCACGCCCGAAGTCCCGACCGACGGGCTGCAGCGCTTTTGTAACCGGAGCTGTTTGGGCGCATGCGTCCCACTGCGCTACAATCCTGCGCCTTTGCTGTTCTTCAGCATCAATCCACAGATCCCAGGCCCCACGAACCACGGTTGTGGCCGGCTTGCATAGCGAGGAATCCCCATGGTGCACAGCATGACCGCCTTCGCCCGTGTCGAAAAGGCCGGCGCCCAAGGCACGCTGAGCTGGGAATTGCGCTCGGTCAATAGCCGCTACCTGGAGCCGCACCTGCGCCTGCCAGAGTCCTTCCGCGACCTCGAAGGCGGTGTGCGCGAAGCGCTGCGCCAGGGCCTGTCCCGGGGCAAACTGGAATGCACCCTGCGTTTTACCGAAGAAAGCAGCGGCAAGACGCTGCAAATCGACCGCGAGCGCGCGGCACAACTGGTCGCCGCTGCCGAAACCGTCGCCAGCCTCATCAAGAATCCCGCCCCCCTGAACCCGCTGGAAGTCCTGGCCTGGCCAGGCGTCCTGGTAGGTGACGCCAGCGATCCACAGGCGCTGAACGCCGAGGCGCTGGCGCTGTTCAACCAAGGCCTGAAAGAACTCAAGGCCGGTCGCGAACGCGAAGGCGCGGAGCTGGCTCGGCTGATCAACGAGCGCCTGACGTCCATTGAAGAGGACGTCACCACACTGCGCGAACTGGTCCCGCAGATGCTCGCCACCCAGCGCCAGAAAGTCCTCGACCGCTTCGCCGACATGAAGGCCGAGCTGGACCCGCAGCGCCTCGAACAGGAAATGGTCATGCTCGCGCAAAAGAGCGACGTGGCCGAAGAACTCGATCGCCTGAGCACCCACATCATCGAAGTCCGCCGGGTGCTCAACTCCGGCGGCGCGGCCGGTCGCCGCCTCGACTTCCTGATGCAGGAGCTCAACCGCGAAGCCAATACACTGGGCTCCAAAGCCTTCGACCCGCGCAGCACGCAGGCGGCGGTCAACCTCAAGGTGTTGATCGAGCAAATGCGCGAACAAGTGCAGAACATTGA
This genomic interval carries:
- the rph gene encoding ribonuclease PH, with amino-acid sequence MKRPSGRAADQLRSIRITRNYTKHAEGSVLVEFGDTKVICTVSVENGVPRFLKGQGQGWLTAEYGMLPRATGERNQREASRGKQGGRTLEIQRLIGRSLRAALDMSKLGDVTLYVDCDVIQADGGTRTASITGAMVALVDALKVIKKRGGLKGGDPLKQMIAAVSVGMYQGEPVLDLDYLEDSAAETDLNVVMTSAGGFIEVQGTAEGAPFQPEELNAMLELAKKGMNEIFELQKAALAD
- the pyrE gene encoding orotate phosphoribosyltransferase, with amino-acid sequence MQAYQRDFIRFAIDRGVLRFGEFTLKSGRTSPYFFNAGLFNSGTALAQLGRFYAAAIVESGISFDVLFGPAYKGIPLAATTAVALAEHHGRDLPWCFNRKEAKAHGEGGSLVGAPLTGEVLIIDDVITAGTAIREVMQIIASQEGAKAAGVLIALNRQERGNGELSAIQEVERDFGIPVISIVSLNQVLEFLADDPQLKQHLPAVEAYRAQFGV
- a CDS encoding DUF4870 domain-containing protein: MSDEQVLLPQPSKEARQWAMFCHLSALLGIWIPFGTLIGPLVLWQLKRESDPFIDAQGKEALNFQITVAIASAISLLLMIVVIGFFLFGLVAIGALVLTIIGGVKANEGQPYRYPFTWRLVK
- a CDS encoding YicC/YloC family endoribonuclease, producing MVHSMTAFARVEKAGAQGTLSWELRSVNSRYLEPHLRLPESFRDLEGGVREALRQGLSRGKLECTLRFTEESSGKTLQIDRERAAQLVAAAETVASLIKNPAPLNPLEVLAWPGVLVGDASDPQALNAEALALFNQGLKELKAGREREGAELARLINERLTSIEEDVTTLRELVPQMLATQRQKVLDRFADMKAELDPQRLEQEMVMLAQKSDVAEELDRLSTHIIEVRRVLNSGGAAGRRLDFLMQELNREANTLGSKAFDPRSTQAAVNLKVLIEQMREQVQNIE
- a CDS encoding exodeoxyribonuclease III, which encodes MRIISVNVNGIQAAVERGLLSWLQAQNADVICLQDTRASAFELDDAAFQLDGYFLYACDAEVPAQGGVALYSRLQPKAVINGLGFETADRYGRYLQADFDKVSIATLLLPSGQNGDEDLNQKFKLMDDFARYLDKQRRKRREYIYCGSLYVAQQKLDIKNWRDSQQSPGFLAPERAWMDEIIGNMGYVDALREVSREGDQYSWWPDNEQAEMLNLGWRFDYQLLTPGLRRFVRSARLPRQPRFSQHAPLIVDYDWTLTI